One window of Saccharomyces kudriavzevii IFO 1802 strain IFO1802 genome assembly, chromosome: 10 genomic DNA carries:
- the TOH1 gene encoding Toh1p (similar to Saccharomyces cerevisiae YJL171C; ancestral locus Anc_1.168) — translation MLQSIVLSVCVFMLHTVAASGPQAYQKLDFTNVGFTGHYVNVNKFKDITNNESCTCEVGDEIWFSGKSAPLSDYLSVHFRGPLKLKQFAFYTSPGFTVNNSRSSSDWNRLAYYESSSKTADNVTFLNHGGEASPCLGNALSYASSNATGSASAATVLEDGTLISSDEEYIIYSNVSCPKSGYDKGCGVYRSGIPAYYGYGGATKMFLFEFEMPTETEKNSTSIGYYDLPAIWLLNDHIARTSQYPTNANCSCWASGCGEYDIFEAMNGTERTHLYSTFHTFQGIEDLGTGIQSYGYIARNTTGTMKGGVVFDSSGNVVSFISDATPFNGTVSAEIVNGLLAAIPQNETYSSQLMSISATAPSTTSKSSGIALTKMQNGVWYYILAIFTAFTQVFLI, via the coding sequence ATGTTACAGAGTATTGTCCTTTCCGTGTGCGTGTTCATGTTGCACACAGTTGCCGCAAGTGGGCCCCAGGCGTATCAGAAATTGGATTTTACAAACGTCGGTTTTACAGGTCATTACGTGAACGTAAATAAGTTTAAAGATATCACTAACAATGAATCATGTACTTGTGAAGTCGGTGATGAAATATGGTTCAGCGGTAAAAGTGCCCCATTGTCAGACTACTTATCCGTTCATTTCCGTGGTccattgaaattgaagcaATTTGCCTTCTACACCTCCCCTGGATTTACTGTCAACAACAGTAGAAGTTCCTCAGATTGGAATCGTCTAGCGTACTACGAATCCAGTTCTAAGACTGCTGACAACGTTACTTTCCTAAACCATGGAGGTGAGGCTTCCCCTTGTTTGGGAAATGCTTTGTCCTACGCTAGCTCTAACGCTACGGGTAGTGCCAGTGCGGCCACTGTTTTGGAAGATGGCACattgatttcttctgaCGAAGAATACATAATTTACTCCAATGTGTCATGTCCAAAATCAGGTTACGATAAAGGCTGTGGTGTTTACCGTAGTGGTATTCCAGCTTACTACGGGTACGGCGGTGCGacaaaaatgtttttatttgagTTCGAAATGCCTACTGAAACCGAGAAAAACAGTACTTCTATCGGATATTACGACTTGCCTGCCATTTGGTTGCTGAATGACCATATTGCAAGAACTTCTCAATATCCAACTAATGCCAACTGTTCATGTTGGGCCAGTGGATGTGGTGAGTACGATATCTTTGAAGCCATGAATGGTACGGAAAGAACCCACCTGTACTCTACATTCCACACCTTCCAGGGAATCGAAGATTTGGGTACTGGTATTCAATCTTACGGTTATATTGCAAGAAATACCACCGGAACCATGAAAGGTGGTGTTGTTTTTGACTCTAGTGGAAACGTCGTCTCTTTCATTTCCGACGCTACACCATTTAATGGAACTGTCTCCGCGGAGATCGTTAACGGGTTGTTAGCTGCAATCCCTCAAAACGAAACTTACTCTTCTCAACTGATGAGTATTTCTGCTACCGCTCCTAGTACGACATCAAAATCTAGTGGTATTGCTCTAACAAAGATGCAAAACGGTGTATGGTACTATATTTTGGCCATTTTCACTGCCTTCACACAAgtgtttttgatttga
- the ASG7 gene encoding Asg7p (similar to Saccharomyces cerevisiae ASG7 (YJL170C); ancestral locus Anc_1.169) produces the protein MTILAPISKNKTRKLTAPFEDDENPWIKKCCCQCKSCKMSVPMQPWLPRFFIFGIVCPIFWLINLLSWWFLQFWQPHELEFQSLQEDEYPGFYECEIITKRSLAPLKEEVLQEVRTIQELSDSNSEEDHDNFEDTQLSFPTLNAKQIEDEEEILKKYRYAFLKKVAHDVLESHDLLRKNFRDWNLRSLLGLIIDSILIILTVLLCKKTR, from the coding sequence atGACAATTTTAGCACCAATTAGCAAGAATAAAACGAGAAAACTGACCGCGCCATTTGAGGATGATGAGAATCCCTGGATTAAAAAATGCTGTTGCCAATGTAAATCATGTAAAATGAGTGTGCCTATGCAACCTTGGTTGccaagatttttcattttcggCATCGTGTGTCCAATTTTCTGGCTAATAAATCTTTTAAGTTGGTGGTTCCTACAATTTTGGCAACCACATGAATTGGAGTTCCAAAGCTTGCAAGAGGACGAATACCCTGGATTTTATGAATGTGAAATCATCACGAAAAGATCACTAGCTCCCCTAAAGGAGGAGGTCCTGCAGGAGGTCCGCACCATTCAGGAACTTAGTGATAGCAACAGCGAAGAGGATCACGATAACTTCGAAGACACGCAATTGTCTTTTCCAACATTGAATGCGAAACAGATAgaggacgaagaagaaatcttgaagaaatatcgTTACgcgtttttgaagaaggttgCCCACGATGTCTTAGAATCTCATGATTTATTACGTAAGAACTTCCGCGACTGGAATTTACGGTCCTTGCTCGGTCTCATCATTGACTCTATACTTATTATATTGACAGTCCTCTTATGTAAGAAAACTCGATAG